The Collimonas fungivorans Ter331 genome has a segment encoding these proteins:
- a CDS encoding ABC transporter ATP-binding protein: MQFDQFLGKTTAPGTPPGEPLVSVSGLRVNARKDDGSSVEIVKDVDFTVARGEVLALIGESGSGKTTIALSLLGYARAGCHIAGGRIRIGQRQIDQMDEKALLAMRGHHVAYIAQSAAAAFNPARTLMDQVIESALQHRVMDKASAMRKAVELFRALALPDPEHIGRRYPHQVSGGQLQRVMAAMALITDPELVILDEPTTALDVTTQIEVLRAFKKVVRELGTTAVYVSHDLAVVAQMADRIVVLRDGAVREMGQTGQVLQAPADSYTQSLIAAATPASRVAQVREILPDPALAAQAKAPLLRISGLIAGYGSPDRLGLPGVRILDDINLTIQRGSTVGIIGESGSGKTTLARAVAGMIAPARGSIQLDGENLSPTLQGRSREQFRRVQIVFQNADTALNPAHTIGRILNRPLSFYHGLSGDAMRRRTAELLDLVRLPSSVIDRLPSELSGGQKQRVNLARALAAKPDLILCDEVTSALDTVVAAAILELLAELRRELQVSYMFISHDISTVRAICDDIVVLYAGRMVANRPRQAMMAPPYHPYSHLLLSSVPAMQQGWLEQASGAGQHKLPPIGPVQASPDICAFLPRCTMRLDGVCNMVAPRRRHMEHGGEILCHRSDAELKQYQSPLLPVDGVTV; this comes from the coding sequence ATGCAGTTCGACCAATTCCTCGGCAAGACGACGGCGCCCGGGACTCCCCCTGGCGAGCCGCTGGTGAGCGTCAGCGGCCTGCGCGTCAACGCCCGCAAGGACGACGGCTCCTCGGTGGAGATCGTCAAGGACGTCGATTTCACCGTGGCGCGCGGCGAAGTGCTGGCGCTGATCGGAGAATCCGGTTCCGGCAAGACTACCATTGCGCTGTCGTTGTTGGGCTATGCGCGCGCCGGCTGCCACATCGCCGGCGGCCGCATCCGCATCGGCCAGCGCCAGATCGACCAGATGGATGAGAAGGCGCTGCTGGCCATGCGCGGTCACCACGTCGCCTACATCGCGCAGAGCGCAGCGGCCGCCTTCAACCCGGCGCGTACTCTCATGGACCAGGTCATCGAAAGCGCCCTGCAACACCGCGTGATGGACAAGGCCAGCGCCATGCGCAAGGCGGTCGAGCTGTTTCGCGCGCTGGCCTTGCCGGACCCCGAGCATATTGGCCGGCGCTATCCGCATCAGGTCTCCGGCGGGCAGTTACAGCGCGTGATGGCGGCCATGGCCCTGATCACCGATCCTGAGCTGGTGATCCTGGATGAACCGACTACCGCGCTGGATGTGACTACCCAGATCGAGGTGCTGCGCGCCTTCAAGAAGGTGGTCAGGGAATTGGGTACCACGGCTGTCTATGTCTCGCACGACCTGGCGGTGGTGGCGCAGATGGCTGATCGCATCGTTGTGCTGCGCGATGGCGCCGTGCGCGAGATGGGCCAGACCGGCCAGGTGCTGCAGGCGCCGGCCGACAGCTATACGCAAAGCCTGATCGCCGCCGCTACGCCAGCCTCGCGCGTGGCGCAGGTGCGGGAGATATTGCCGGATCCGGCGCTGGCTGCACAGGCCAAGGCGCCGCTGCTGCGCATCAGCGGCCTGATCGCCGGCTATGGCAGCCCGGATCGCCTGGGCCTGCCGGGGGTGCGGATCCTGGACGATATCAACCTGACGATACAGCGCGGCAGCACGGTCGGCATCATCGGCGAATCCGGATCGGGCAAGACCACGCTGGCACGTGCGGTGGCCGGCATGATCGCGCCGGCGCGCGGCAGCATCCAGCTCGATGGCGAAAATCTCTCGCCTACGCTGCAGGGACGCAGCCGGGAACAGTTCCGCCGGGTACAGATCGTGTTCCAGAACGCCGATACGGCGCTCAATCCAGCCCATACCATCGGCCGTATCCTGAACCGGCCGCTGAGCTTCTATCACGGTCTGAGCGGCGATGCCATGCGCCGTCGCACGGCCGAGCTGCTGGACCTGGTGCGTCTGCCGTCGAGCGTGATCGACCGCCTGCCGAGCGAGCTCTCAGGCGGCCAGAAGCAGCGCGTGAACCTGGCGCGGGCGCTGGCGGCCAAGCCTGATCTGATCCTGTGCGACGAGGTGACCTCGGCGCTGGATACCGTGGTGGCCGCCGCCATCCTGGAATTGCTGGCCGAGCTGCGGCGCGAGCTGCAGGTGTCCTATATGTTCATCAGCCATGACATCAGCACGGTGCGCGCCATCTGCGATGACATCGTGGTGCTGTATGCCGGGCGCATGGTGGCCAACCGCCCGCGCCAGGCGATGATGGCGCCGCCTTACCACCCGTATTCGCATCTGCTGCTGTCGTCGGTGCCGGCCATGCAGCAGGGTTGGCTGGAGCAGGCATCTGGCGCTGGCCAGCACAAGCTGCCGCCGATCGGGCCGGTGCAGGCATCGCCCGATATCTGCGCCTTCCTGCCGCGTTGCACGATGCGCCTGGACGGCGTGTGCAACATGGTAGCGCCGCGCCGGCGCCACATGGAGCATGGCGGCGAGATCCTTTGCCATCGCTCCGATGCCGAGCTGAAGCAATATCAATCGCCGCTGCTGCCGGTGGATGGCGTGACGGTTTGA
- a CDS encoding haloacid dehalogenase type II has product MAETAKKLYADRVAEADMPFFLRQFAAYRLDEVLDQWKPYEQVCKNAIRRTCERWGVKTTDEEMGTFYKAVPTWGPHPDVPAALAKVAKEIPLVIFSNADDSQIMHNVEQLGAPFHKVFTAQQAQAYKPRLRAFEYMLDNLNCNPEEVLHVSSSLRYDLMPASDMGIKNKVFVARGHEPSTPYYGYTEISDLSGLPGVVGL; this is encoded by the coding sequence ATGGCGGAAACGGCCAAGAAGCTCTACGCCGATCGCGTCGCCGAGGCCGACATGCCATTCTTCCTGCGCCAGTTCGCGGCTTACCGCCTGGATGAAGTGCTGGACCAGTGGAAGCCCTACGAGCAAGTGTGCAAGAACGCGATTCGGCGCACCTGCGAGCGCTGGGGTGTCAAGACCACCGACGAAGAGATGGGCACCTTCTACAAGGCCGTACCGACCTGGGGGCCGCATCCCGACGTGCCGGCCGCGCTGGCCAAGGTGGCAAAGGAAATCCCGCTGGTGATCTTCTCCAATGCCGACGACAGCCAGATCATGCACAACGTCGAACAGCTCGGTGCGCCTTTCCACAAGGTCTTTACCGCCCAGCAGGCACAAGCTTACAAGCCGCGCCTGCGCGCCTTCGAATATATGCTCGACAATCTGAACTGCAATCCGGAAGAGGTGCTGCACGTGTCCTCCAGTCTGCGCTACGACTTGATGCCAGCCTCCGACATGGGTATCAAGAACAAGGTATTCGTCGCCCGCGGCCATGAACCGTCCACTCCATATTACGGTTATACCGAAATCTCCGACCTGTCCGGCCTGCCGGGGGTGGTTGGTCTGTAG
- a CDS encoding ABC transporter substrate-binding protein translates to MSKQENGRYPTEGNIITGDSLENERGGFTRRDMMRTLLAGSLMTMGSAGLLSASGSAMALPPKRGGKMRIATQTSSTADTLDPAKTAHSTDYTRVHMFYNGLTKLDGKLGPQMVLAEEMLTTDATLWTVKLRKGVLFHDGKPFAPADVVYSLMRHKDPATASKVKVLADQIESVKTTGPNEVQIKLTSANADLPVILATAQFLIVRDGTTSFTTPNGTGAFKCKEFTPGVRTIAVRNENYWKSGLPYLDEVELFGIPDEAARVNALLSGDVHWINDVNARSTGRIKSTAGYTVMETKSGLYTDLVIRQDAAPGNSQDFTLGMKYLMDREQIKTAAFRGFAVTANDQPIDPTNRFYFAGLPQRPYDPDKAKFHLQKAGVLGSSIPLVASVAATGSVDIGVLMQQSAQKIGLKLDLKRVPADGYWANQWMKVPLGFGNINPRPSADILFTQFFKSDAQWNESGWKNAQFDQLVVAARGETDFSKRKQMYADLQMLVHEKGGIGIPVFITNLEGISSRVKGIDAIPLGAFMNYTCAEYVWMDA, encoded by the coding sequence ATGAGCAAGCAGGAAAACGGACGATACCCCACAGAGGGAAACATCATTACCGGCGATTCGCTGGAAAACGAGCGGGGCGGCTTCACCCGCCGCGACATGATGCGCACCCTGCTGGCCGGCAGTCTTATGACGATGGGCTCCGCGGGCCTGCTCAGCGCCAGCGGCAGCGCCATGGCGTTGCCGCCAAAGCGCGGCGGCAAGATGCGCATTGCGACCCAGACCAGCTCCACCGCCGATACCCTCGACCCGGCCAAGACCGCGCACTCCACCGATTACACGCGCGTTCACATGTTCTACAACGGCCTGACCAAGCTGGATGGCAAGCTCGGCCCGCAAATGGTGCTGGCCGAGGAAATGCTGACCACCGACGCCACGCTGTGGACCGTCAAGCTGCGCAAGGGCGTGCTGTTTCACGACGGCAAGCCGTTCGCGCCGGCCGACGTGGTTTATTCGCTGATGCGCCACAAGGACCCGGCCACGGCCTCCAAGGTCAAGGTGCTGGCCGATCAGATCGAATCGGTCAAGACCACCGGCCCAAATGAAGTCCAGATCAAGCTGACCAGCGCCAACGCCGACCTGCCGGTGATCCTGGCCACTGCCCAGTTCCTCATCGTCCGCGACGGCACCACCAGCTTCACCACGCCCAACGGCACCGGCGCCTTCAAGTGCAAGGAATTCACGCCGGGCGTGCGTACCATCGCCGTGCGCAACGAGAATTACTGGAAGTCTGGTCTGCCTTACCTGGACGAGGTCGAGCTCTTTGGCATCCCCGACGAGGCCGCACGCGTCAATGCGCTGCTTTCGGGCGACGTGCATTGGATCAACGACGTCAATGCGCGCTCCACCGGTCGCATCAAGTCCACGGCCGGCTACACGGTAATGGAGACCAAGTCCGGTCTTTACACGGATCTGGTGATCCGCCAGGACGCGGCGCCCGGCAACAGCCAGGATTTCACGCTGGGCATGAAGTACCTGATGGACCGCGAGCAGATCAAGACCGCCGCCTTCCGCGGTTTTGCCGTGACCGCCAACGACCAGCCGATCGATCCGACCAACCGCTTCTACTTCGCCGGCCTGCCGCAGCGTCCCTACGATCCGGACAAGGCCAAATTCCACCTGCAGAAGGCGGGCGTGCTGGGCAGCAGCATCCCGCTGGTAGCCTCGGTGGCCGCGACCGGATCGGTGGACATAGGCGTGCTGATGCAGCAAAGCGCGCAGAAGATTGGCTTGAAGCTGGATCTGAAGCGGGTTCCGGCCGACGGCTACTGGGCCAACCAGTGGATGAAGGTACCGTTGGGCTTTGGCAATATCAATCCGCGTCCCAGCGCCGACATTCTGTTCACACAGTTCTTCAAGTCCGATGCACAGTGGAACGAATCAGGCTGGAAGAACGCGCAGTTCGACCAACTGGTGGTGGCCGCGCGCGGCGAGACCGATTTCAGCAAGCGCAAGCAGATGTACGCCGACCTGCAGATGCTGGTGCACGAGAAGGGCGGCATCGGCATTCCGGTCTTCATCACCAACCTCGAAGGCATTAGCAGCAGGGTCAAGGGCATTGATGCAATCCCTCTGGGTGCGTTCATGAACTACACCTGTGCCGAGTATGTCTGGATGGACGCCTGA
- a CDS encoding ABC transporter permease, which produces MNGMVLRLILRRLALAALTLLLVSAGVFFITNLLPGDAAQAALGQAATPETVAALRLQYGLDLPAPLRYARWLGDLLSGNPGLSLVNNVPVAQMIGGRLPASLMLAAVTAAVSVPLALLLGIASAMYRGSTFDRVVNVSAVSLVSVPEFLIATIAVMIFAVKLRWLSALSHSADAATVGAFIKSYAMPVMTLCCVIVAQMTRMTRAAVIDQLRSSYAEMALLKGVRRTRIVLRHALPNAIGPIANAVALSLSYLLGGVIIVESIFNYPGIATLMIDAVTTRDMPLVQACSMIFCAGYLLLVLTADVLAIVSNPRLKTR; this is translated from the coding sequence ATGAATGGAATGGTCCTGCGTCTGATACTGCGCCGCCTGGCACTGGCGGCGCTGACGCTGTTGCTGGTGTCGGCCGGCGTGTTCTTCATCACCAACCTGTTGCCGGGCGACGCGGCCCAAGCGGCGCTGGGCCAGGCCGCCACGCCCGAGACGGTGGCGGCGCTGCGCCTGCAGTACGGGCTGGACCTGCCGGCGCCATTGCGTTATGCCCGGTGGCTGGGAGACCTGCTCTCGGGCAACCCCGGCCTATCGTTGGTCAATAATGTGCCGGTAGCGCAGATGATCGGTGGCCGCTTGCCTGCATCACTGATGCTGGCGGCAGTCACGGCAGCGGTGTCAGTACCGCTGGCGTTGTTGCTGGGCATCGCCTCGGCCATGTATCGCGGCTCGACCTTCGATCGCGTGGTCAATGTCAGCGCAGTGTCGCTGGTCTCGGTGCCGGAATTCCTGATCGCCACCATCGCGGTGATGATCTTCGCGGTCAAGCTGCGCTGGCTGTCGGCGTTGTCGCATTCGGCCGATGCCGCCACCGTGGGGGCCTTTATCAAGTCCTATGCGATGCCGGTGATGACGCTCTGCTGTGTGATCGTGGCGCAGATGACGCGCATGACGCGCGCGGCGGTGATCGACCAGTTGCGTTCCTCCTATGCCGAGATGGCCTTGCTCAAAGGCGTCAGGCGCACCCGCATCGTGCTGCGCCACGCCTTGCCCAACGCCATCGGTCCGATCGCCAATGCGGTGGCGCTGAGCCTGTCTTACCTGTTGGGGGGCGTGATCATCGTCGAGAGCATCTTCAACTATCCCGGCATCGCCACCCTGATGATCGATGCCGTCACCACCCGCGACATGCCGCTGGTGCAAGCCTGTTCGATGATCTTCTGTGCCGGCTACCTGCTGCTGGTGCTGACCGCCGATGTACTGGCCATTGTTTCCAATCCGAGGTTGAAGACACGATGA
- a CDS encoding M20 aminoacylase family protein gives MEIPVIPDPMLSTHRSHWASLRRDLHAHPELRFEEHRTAQVVASELQALGYQVLRGLGGTGVVASLPGADRRRGIVLRADMDALPIQEANDFAHTSCANGIMHACGHDGHTVMLLGAACVLKQMPQLPGTVHFVFQPGEEGGAGARKMIDDGLFEQCPTEAVFGMHNWPGLPAGHFGLRSGPIMAAGSRFRIKITGKGAHAAQPHLGLDPIPLACSMVLQCQTIAARHKDPVDPAVISVCMFHAGDTDNVIPDRAELRGTIRTLSSTLQQKLQRDIQLMCEGLSLAYGAQAEVEYFQYYPATVNTPAETTFCATVIRETFGNARIKADIPANMTSEDFGFMLEERPGAYVLIGNAPTGTAASALHHPQYDFNDDIIEDGVRYWVALAQRYFTTN, from the coding sequence ATGGAAATTCCCGTCATTCCCGACCCAATGCTGAGCACCCATCGTTCGCACTGGGCAAGCCTGCGCCGCGATTTGCATGCGCATCCCGAGCTGCGGTTCGAAGAACATCGCACGGCGCAGGTCGTTGCCAGCGAACTCCAGGCGCTGGGTTACCAGGTGCTGCGCGGCCTGGGCGGAACCGGCGTGGTCGCCAGCTTGCCCGGCGCCGACCGGCGGCGCGGCATCGTCCTGCGGGCCGACATGGATGCCTTGCCGATCCAGGAAGCCAACGATTTCGCCCACACCTCCTGCGCGAACGGGATCATGCATGCCTGCGGGCATGACGGCCATACCGTGATGCTGCTGGGCGCCGCGTGCGTGTTGAAGCAGATGCCGCAGCTGCCGGGAACCGTGCATTTCGTGTTCCAGCCGGGAGAGGAGGGCGGCGCGGGCGCGCGTAAGATGATCGATGACGGCTTGTTCGAGCAATGTCCGACCGAGGCGGTGTTCGGCATGCACAATTGGCCCGGCTTGCCGGCCGGGCATTTCGGTTTGCGCAGCGGCCCGATCATGGCGGCAGGTTCACGCTTCAGGATCAAGATCACCGGCAAGGGCGCTCATGCGGCGCAACCGCATCTGGGCCTGGACCCGATACCGCTGGCTTGTTCGATGGTCCTGCAATGCCAGACGATTGCGGCGCGTCACAAGGATCCGGTCGATCCCGCCGTCATTTCGGTGTGCATGTTCCATGCAGGCGATACCGACAATGTCATTCCGGACCGAGCCGAACTGCGCGGGACGATTCGCACGCTATCGTCCACCTTGCAACAGAAGTTGCAGCGCGATATCCAACTGATGTGCGAAGGGCTGTCCTTGGCTTATGGCGCGCAAGCGGAGGTTGAGTATTTTCAATACTATCCTGCGACCGTCAATACGCCGGCCGAGACGACGTTTTGCGCAACCGTCATTCGCGAGACCTTCGGTAATGCACGCATCAAGGCGGACATCCCGGCCAACATGACTTCGGAAGATTTCGGCTTCATGCTGGAAGAGCGGCCCGGCGCTTATGTGCTAATCGGAAATGCGCCGACGGGAACGGCCGCGTCGGCGCTGCATCACCCGCAGTACGATTTCAACGACGACATCATCGAAGATGGCGTGCGGTATTGGGTGGCGTTGGCGCAGCGTTATTTCACAACCAATTAA
- a CDS encoding ABC transporter permease, with the protein MKALHDSARAEASTASAAAKKPHRHSAMAWIGMGIVGFWLLMAIIGPTISPYDATAIVDVDVFSGMSRKFLLGSDYLGRDMLSRILFGTRATIGLALAATLLASSIGTAVALYAAFTGGWRDAVISRALDALISIPSKMFALMMVATFGSSMWLLVTTAAITYMPGAYRIARSVAVNVQAMEYVQAARARGEGVWYIMTMEMLPNMIRPVLADFGLRFVYVVLLLSGLSFLSLGVQPPDADWGSLVRENISGLGEGALAVIMPALAIASLTIGVNLLIDNLRGKRAAKE; encoded by the coding sequence ATGAAAGCCCTCCACGATTCCGCGCGCGCCGAGGCCTCGACCGCCAGCGCCGCCGCCAAGAAGCCGCACCGCCATTCCGCCATGGCCTGGATCGGCATGGGCATCGTCGGCTTCTGGCTGCTGATGGCCATCATAGGCCCGACCATCTCGCCCTACGACGCCACCGCCATCGTCGATGTCGATGTATTTTCCGGCATGAGCCGCAAGTTCCTGCTGGGCAGTGATTACCTGGGGCGCGACATGCTGAGCCGCATTCTCTTCGGCACCCGGGCCACCATCGGCCTGGCGCTGGCGGCGACACTGCTGGCCAGCAGCATCGGCACGGCCGTTGCGTTGTACGCCGCCTTCACCGGAGGCTGGCGCGACGCCGTCATCAGCCGCGCGCTCGATGCGCTGATCTCGATTCCCAGCAAGATGTTCGCATTGATGATGGTGGCGACCTTCGGTTCCTCCATGTGGCTCCTGGTGACGACCGCCGCCATCACCTACATGCCGGGCGCCTACCGTATCGCCCGCTCGGTGGCGGTCAATGTGCAGGCCATGGAATACGTGCAGGCTGCGCGGGCGCGCGGCGAGGGCGTGTGGTACATCATGACGATGGAGATGCTGCCCAACATGATCCGCCCGGTGCTGGCCGATTTCGGGCTGCGCTTTGTGTACGTGGTGCTGCTGTTGAGCGGGCTGAGTTTTCTGAGCCTGGGTGTGCAGCCGCCAGACGCCGACTGGGGCTCGCTGGTGCGGGAAAACATTTCCGGACTGGGCGAGGGCGCGCTGGCGGTGATCATGCCGGCGCTGGCCATTGCCTCGCTGACCATCGGCGTGAACCTGCTGATCGATAACCTGCGCGGCAAACGCGCTGCCAAGGAGTAA
- a CDS encoding aldehyde dehydrogenase family protein, which translates to MTSPLHHLQRAGRLERLFINGHWILPEGRERVSVICPSTEQSLCEIALGDARDAERAVLAARGAFPVWSATPPQQRAALLGRIHALLLERSDLFAAALTLEMGAPIGYARSAHVPLAAEHLRVARDNLASYPFIRPRGTTAILREPIGVCALITPWNWPIYQITAKVGPALAAGCTVVLKPSELSPLSALLFAEIVAEAGAPPGVFNLVSGTGAEVGATLAAHPQVDMVSITGSTRAGVLVAQAAAPGVKRVAQELGGKSPNIVLPDADLAQAIPPGVVAAFRNMGQSCSAPTRLIVPRNQLDRVHQLALAALGQMKVGDPMDAATTHGPLANRAQFERVQQMIEAGLRDGARLLAGGPGRPEGLARGFYARPTIFSDVHANMVIAQQEIFGPVLAILPYDTVEEAIAIANDTVYGLGAHVQGTDKEQLRAVAARIQSGQVHLNYPAWDPQAPFGGYKQSGNGREYGIEGMEEYMEVKSVLGYYG; encoded by the coding sequence ATGACATCACCTTTGCATCACCTGCAACGTGCCGGCCGGCTGGAGCGCCTCTTCATCAACGGCCATTGGATACTGCCGGAGGGCCGGGAACGGGTCTCCGTGATCTGTCCTTCGACCGAACAAAGTCTGTGCGAGATCGCACTGGGCGATGCGCGCGATGCCGAACGTGCGGTGCTGGCTGCGCGCGGGGCTTTCCCGGTCTGGTCGGCAACTCCTCCCCAGCAACGCGCAGCGTTGCTGGGGCGCATCCATGCGCTGCTGCTGGAGCGCAGCGATCTGTTCGCCGCGGCGCTCACGCTGGAGATGGGCGCGCCGATCGGCTATGCACGCAGCGCGCACGTGCCGCTGGCGGCCGAACACCTGCGGGTGGCGCGCGACAACCTGGCGAGTTATCCCTTTATCCGGCCGCGCGGCACGACGGCGATCCTGCGCGAACCCATCGGCGTATGCGCGCTGATCACTCCCTGGAATTGGCCGATTTACCAGATCACCGCCAAGGTCGGGCCGGCGCTGGCGGCAGGCTGCACGGTAGTGTTGAAACCGAGCGAACTGTCGCCGTTGTCGGCCTTGCTGTTCGCCGAGATCGTCGCCGAGGCCGGGGCGCCGCCCGGTGTCTTCAACCTGGTCAGCGGCACCGGCGCCGAAGTCGGTGCGACGCTGGCGGCGCATCCCCAAGTGGACATGGTGTCGATCACCGGCTCCACCCGCGCGGGTGTGCTGGTGGCCCAGGCGGCGGCGCCGGGCGTAAAGCGCGTGGCCCAGGAACTGGGCGGCAAGTCGCCCAACATCGTGCTGCCGGACGCCGATCTGGCGCAGGCCATTCCGCCCGGCGTGGTCGCGGCGTTCCGCAACATGGGCCAGTCGTGCAGTGCGCCCACGCGCCTGATCGTGCCGCGCAACCAGCTTGATCGCGTCCATCAACTGGCCTTGGCGGCGCTGGGACAGATGAAGGTCGGCGATCCCATGGATGCAGCGACCACCCACGGCCCCCTGGCCAATCGCGCGCAGTTCGAGCGGGTGCAGCAGATGATCGAGGCAGGATTGCGGGATGGCGCCCGTCTGCTGGCGGGCGGGCCGGGGCGGCCCGAGGGATTGGCGCGCGGCTTCTATGCGCGGCCGACCATCTTTTCCGACGTGCATGCGAATATGGTGATCGCACAGCAGGAAATCTTCGGCCCGGTGCTGGCGATCCTGCCCTACGACACGGTGGAGGAAGCCATCGCTATTGCCAACGATACGGTCTATGGCCTGGGCGCCCATGTGCAGGGAACGGACAAGGAACAGCTGCGCGCGGTGGCTGCGCGCATCCAGTCAGGCCAAGTCCACTTGAACTACCCGGCCTGGGATCCGCAAGCGCCGTTCGGCGGCTACAAGCAGTCCGGCAACGGGCGCGAGTACGGCATCGAGGGGATGGAGGAGTACATGGAGGTGAAATCCGTCCTCGGGTACTACGGTTGA
- a CDS encoding cupin domain-containing protein, translating into MTATLVLYRASGAPVSTVFRRAGLGGNDPFAPWREIAWEGSGAMSAGRLRFDGTLDVASFPHVETLVVVEGELTVETTGAAPLVVQASSGVVIGAGTALRLATSSSALVVFCAAACPQAAQTGVFPLQAKANFKPSANSLPKEILLGPVPQCRSDNVFNEESIKYLAGTWDSTPYHRIVRAHPVNEFMHILDGGVRFAEPDGSVVSVAAGDAVFVPQGAAIGWESSERVAKFYVVQTASAAIEGK; encoded by the coding sequence ATGACCGCAACGCTGGTGCTGTATCGTGCTTCAGGCGCGCCCGTTTCCACCGTATTCCGCCGCGCAGGACTGGGCGGCAACGATCCCTTTGCGCCCTGGCGCGAAATCGCCTGGGAAGGCAGCGGCGCGATGAGCGCCGGTCGCCTGCGCTTCGATGGCACGCTGGACGTTGCCAGCTTCCCGCATGTGGAAACCTTGGTCGTTGTCGAAGGCGAATTGACCGTGGAAACCACAGGCGCCGCGCCGCTGGTGGTACAGGCCAGCAGTGGTGTGGTGATCGGTGCGGGCACGGCCCTGCGTCTAGCCACCAGCTCGTCGGCGCTGGTGGTGTTCTGCGCGGCCGCATGCCCGCAAGCGGCGCAAACCGGGGTGTTCCCGTTACAGGCCAAGGCCAATTTCAAGCCTTCGGCCAACTCGTTGCCCAAGGAAATCCTGCTGGGACCGGTGCCGCAATGCCGCAGTGACAATGTCTTCAATGAAGAGTCCATCAAGTATCTGGCCGGCACCTGGGATTCCACGCCTTATCACCGTATCGTGCGGGCGCATCCGGTGAATGAGTTCATGCATATCCTGGACGGCGGCGTGCGCTTTGCCGAGCCGGATGGCAGCGTGGTGTCGGTGGCTGCCGGCGACGCGGTTTTCGTGCCGCAGGGCGCGGCGATCGGCTGGGAGAGCAGTGAACGGGTAGCCAAGTTCTACGTGGTGCAAACCGCCTCGGCCGCAATCGAAGGGAAATGA
- a CDS encoding NAD(P)/FAD-dependent oxidoreductase, with amino-acid sequence MSPPLNLVQTPSIPPATADVVVIGGGIIGIFTAYYLARRGVSVVVVEKGRVGAEQSSRNWGWCRQQNRDARELPMATKSIDLWEQFSAESGEDAGFTRCGLLYLSNDDEELARWASWGKFAKTAGVTTHMLDSRQAAERGHATGRAWKGGVFSPTDGTADPVKAAPAVARAVMKLGGSVIQQCAARGIEMEAGRVAGVVTEAGVIKTRTVVLAGGAWASSFCRQLDIRFPQASVRQSIMSVAPIDQPLPGALFTSGVAATRRSDGSYALAISGRARVDPTGQFLRFSPQFLPMFAKRWRSLSPGGLEALRSGHETMSRWRLDAPTPMERMRILDPKADPMAIRATHRRAIELLPELRNARVTHTWAGYVDSTPDGVPGIGETPQVPGLILAAGFSGHGFGIGPGAGHLIADLATGAEPLVDPRPYHPGRFAGSAWGKVADF; translated from the coding sequence ATGTCGCCTCCGTTAAACCTGGTCCAGACCCCTTCCATCCCTCCGGCCACAGCCGACGTGGTCGTGATCGGCGGCGGCATCATCGGCATCTTCACCGCCTATTACCTGGCCCGGCGCGGCGTGTCCGTGGTCGTGGTGGAAAAGGGGCGGGTCGGCGCTGAGCAATCCAGCCGCAACTGGGGCTGGTGCCGCCAGCAGAACCGCGATGCGCGCGAATTGCCGATGGCCACCAAGAGCATCGACCTGTGGGAACAGTTCAGCGCCGAGTCCGGCGAGGATGCCGGCTTTACGCGCTGTGGCTTGCTGTATCTCAGCAATGACGACGAAGAATTGGCGCGCTGGGCCAGTTGGGGCAAGTTTGCCAAGACCGCCGGCGTGACCACCCATATGCTCGACAGTCGGCAAGCCGCCGAGCGCGGCCATGCAACCGGCCGCGCCTGGAAGGGCGGCGTGTTCTCGCCCACCGATGGCACCGCCGATCCGGTCAAGGCCGCGCCGGCCGTGGCGCGCGCCGTGATGAAGCTGGGCGGCAGCGTGATCCAGCAATGCGCGGCGCGCGGCATCGAGATGGAAGCCGGGCGCGTGGCCGGCGTGGTCACCGAAGCCGGCGTCATCAAGACCAGGACCGTAGTGCTGGCCGGCGGCGCCTGGGCGTCGTCGTTCTGCCGTCAGTTGGACATCCGCTTCCCGCAAGCCTCGGTACGCCAATCGATCATGAGCGTGGCGCCCATCGACCAGCCGCTGCCCGGGGCGCTGTTCACCTCGGGCGTGGCGGCCACGCGGCGCAGCGACGGTTCCTATGCGCTGGCTATCAGCGGTCGCGCCCGGGTGGATCCGACCGGGCAGTTCCTGCGTTTTTCGCCGCAATTCCTGCCGATGTTCGCCAAGCGCTGGCGCAGCCTGTCGCCGGGCGGCCTGGAAGCGCTACGCAGCGGCCATGAGACGATGTCGCGCTGGCGCCTGGATGCGCCTACGCCGATGGAGCGCATGCGCATCCTCGATCCCAAAGCCGATCCGATGGCCATCCGCGCCACCCATCGGCGAGCCATCGAGCTGCTGCCCGAATTGCGCAACGCCAGGGTCACGCACACCTGGGCCGGTTATGTCGACAGCACACCCGATGGGGTGCCTGGCATCGGCGAGACGCCGCAGGTGCCTGGACTGATCCTGGCCGCAGGCTTCTCCGGCCATGGCTTCGGTATCGGCCCCGGGGCGGGCCACCTGATCGCCGACCTGGCGACCGGCGCCGAGCCTCTGGTCGATCCCCGCCCATATCACCCGGGCCGCTTTGCCGGTTCCGCGTGGGGCAAGGTCGCCGATTTCTAG